TGGCCGTGATGAAGCTACGCACCTCTGCGTTGACCAGCGCCGCAGTGCAATTGAGTGCCTCCTGCAACCCGATCTGCTGCTCATGCTGCAGGATCAACACTAGATTATGGACATCGCCCTGTTCCAGTTCCTTGGCCAGCGAGATGATGTCATTGATCCAGCAGACCACGTTGTTGGCCAGCAGCGTCAGGCGCTCGACCGTTGGATGAGCGCGCAGCGCTTCGGGAAAATCCAGTCCATCAATGATGCCGAACAGTTCGGTATAGGTATTGATCCCGCTGCTGCGTGGACGCATGCGCTGGTAGCTGGCCAGATCGGGCACGCGCCCCTGGGCGCGGTTGGTCGCTTCCCACAGGCAGGCCTCGAAAAACTGTTCGACGCTGCGTACAAAGCGCTCCAGGCCGACGACCGAGGTCTTCTGCAATAAGCGCCGGCGAAGGTCGGCCAGCGCGCCGGCCAACGGCTGGTCTGCCTCTGGCGCTGCGCCGCGCAACACGGCTGCCAGGCGCGCCTGCTGGTGCTGGAGCTGCTCGGGCTGATCGCGGAGTGGTGGCGCGCTGCACAGATCGTCCCAGATGAAGCCCCAGGTGGTCCAGTCCACCAGCAGTTGCAGGTCGTGGCGCGCCAGCATCGGATAGACCCGGCCGATGAGCGCGCCGATGCGAACAGCGCTGAGACGTTGTTCGGCTTCAACGCTGGTGATCAAGCCGTAGCGCCGCGCCCAGGCCAGCGTCGCGCGCTCCACCACTGCAACATAGCGACTGCAGGAGGTGGTAAAGGGGCAGAACAGTTGGGGGAGCCGCAGCCGTTCCATCGTGTCCTTCACCTCCCGAGCCTTCGACGTGCATCCATCCTGCTCGTCGCCGATACAGGTTGCGTGCTCTTTGCCATCTGGACAGCCTGTGTGTAGGCTACCAGTCCATCCTGTGCGACGGCCATACCCTCCGAGGAGGATCACCAACAGACCATTGGGGGGATAGCAGGCGGGGACGCGAGGTAAGCCACATTGGAGCACAGCTTCATGGTCGCCAGCCCTGGTCTAGTTAACAAAAAGGGGACGGAAGCTTGTTCCGTCCCCACTGGTGCCTCCTGTAGGACTCGAACCTACAACCCACTGATTAAGAGTCAGCTGCTCTACCAATTGAGCTAAGGAGGCGTGACGTTCACACGCGAAGGTGATTATACCAGAGGCTGGTGCAAAATGCAAATACCGCCATGACAGTGATCCGCCTATGCTCCTGGTTGCGTACCGTCTAGTGAGTACTGCTGCGCCGGGGCGCAGCTTGTCCTTGAAGGCAGAGGTCCAGACCATCATGACTCGTCGCTTCACGCGTCCACGCCTGATCCGCCCGTTGCCCAAGGAGGAAGAAGAGATCAAGCCACTCTTGCGCGGCTGGTTGCACGCCGGGGCAGCCCTTGCAGCGGTGGGGCTGACCATGTTCTTCCTGATCCAGACCGCCGACGATGCGGTGCGCTTTGTATCGCTGCTGATCTACGGCCTGAGCATGATCCTGCTCTACGCCGTCAGCGCCACGTACCATATTGGGGCCTGGGACCAGCGCCGCGCCAGCCTGTTGCGCGCTTGGGACCATGCCAATATCTACCTGATGATCGCCGGCACGTACACACCCTTCTGCGTCAATATCCTCACCGGCTGGACGCAGAAGCTCGTGCTGGGGTTGATCTGGACGCTAGGGCTGGCCGGCGCGATCGGCACGGTCGTGTCGCTGCATCTGCCGCGCTGGATTCAGGTAGCGCTCTACATTGGCATGGGTTGGGTCGCCGTCTTCACCTTTCCGCAACTGGCGCACCTGCTCCCGCCGGGAGCCATCGCATTGGTCCTCGCCGGCGGCCTGTGCTACACCATCGGCGCGGTGATCTACGCCCTGCAGCGACCCAACCCGCTGCCGCACTACTTTGGGTTTCACGAACTCTTTCATCTGATGACCATCGCCGGCGGCGCTGCCTTCTTAATCGCCATCTGGCGCTGGGTGCTGCCGGGTGCCACAGGGCTCTAGCACCGCCGTCGCCCGCTTACCGCTGCAGGCCGGCCAGCAGCCGCTCGGCTTCGGCAGCTACGTCGACATCCACCATCACACTGTAGCGCTCAGCCTGGATGCCGCCGATCGAGGTAAAGTCGCGTCGTCCACTGGAGAGCGCGTAGCCGATCAGATTGAAGATCGCACCGATGACCGCGCCGGCAATCACGCCATACAGCAGAAACGCGAACAGGTCCAGACCGACCGTAAAAATGCTGAACAACAGGCCAACAAACGCGCCGATCAGCGCGCCGCTGAGCAACCCGTTCATCAGCGCCCGCCCCCAGTTGAGGCGTCCGGTCACCTGTTCCACGAAGCGCAGACCTTCGGCTACAATCGCGACACGCTCGACGGGAAATTTCTGATCCGACAGGTAATCCACGGCGCGCTGCGACTCGTCGTAGCTGGTGTAGGTGGCCACCACCCGGCGATCGCGACGCATTGGCTCGACCATTTGGCGTTCCATCCATCTCCTCCTTGGCTATCGCTTGCCGATATGTGGCCAACTCAGCAAGGGGGATGCCACTCCGGCGGCGCGCCAGCCCTAGCTGCCGATGGTCAGGCCTGGCCGTGGGCCACCGCCTGGCAGAGCAGCTCAAACGCAGCCTGCTCGGCCTCGTCGCGTGTCATATACACATACGGACTGAAGCGCTGGTCGCAGACGACACACCAGGCCGGTGCAGCGCGGGGCGGCGTATGGCGCAGCAGAATCAGGCTATGCCCCAACAGCACACGCCGCAGGCTGCCATCGGCCAGCGCCTCCCAGGGCGTGACCTGCCACTGGCGGCGAAGCGCCTCGCGCATGGCGCAGGTGGAGCGCGTGGGCGAGACCGGCGGCACAGGCGTGTCGTCGGGAGGCATCTCCTCGGGGCGGACCCGGGGTGGCCGCTGCCAGCTGCGCCGCGGAGCACGGCGTGCCTGGCGCAGAGCGAATTCGCGTCGGAAGCGCGCGTAGGCGGCGTTGATCTGCTGCATCAGCTCGGTGCTACCGCCATGGTCGGGATGATAGCTGAAGCACAGCCGGCGATACTCCAGCCGCGCTTCTTCCAGGGTTTGACAGCGGGCAAACCAGTCATCCACCATCGGCACCTCCTCCGCTGTCAGCGGGCAGCTGCGGCAGCACGCGCGCCAACAGCCGCGGATTGGCGATACGCAGTTTGTCGATCGCCGTCTGGAGCAGAT
This is a stretch of genomic DNA from Kallotenue papyrolyticum. It encodes these proteins:
- the trhA gene encoding PAQR family membrane homeostasis protein TrhA codes for the protein MTRRFTRPRLIRPLPKEEEEIKPLLRGWLHAGAALAAVGLTMFFLIQTADDAVRFVSLLIYGLSMILLYAVSATYHIGAWDQRRASLLRAWDHANIYLMIAGTYTPFCVNILTGWTQKLVLGLIWTLGLAGAIGTVVSLHLPRWIQVALYIGMGWVAVFTFPQLAHLLPPGAIALVLAGGLCYTIGAVIYALQRPNPLPHYFGFHELFHLMTIAGGAAFLIAIWRWVLPGATGL
- a CDS encoding J domain-containing protein, yielding MVDDWFARCQTLEEARLEYRRLCFSYHPDHGGSTELMQQINAAYARFRREFALRQARRAPRRSWQRPPRVRPEEMPPDDTPVPPVSPTRSTCAMREALRRQWQVTPWEALADGSLRRVLLGHSLILLRHTPPRAAPAWCVVCDQRFSPYVYMTRDEAEQAAFELLCQAVAHGQA
- a CDS encoding terpene synthase family protein, producing MKDTMERLRLPQLFCPFTTSCSRYVAVVERATLAWARRYGLITSVEAEQRLSAVRIGALIGRVYPMLARHDLQLLVDWTTWGFIWDDLCSAPPLRDQPEQLQHQQARLAAVLRGAAPEADQPLAGALADLRRRLLQKTSVVGLERFVRSVEQFFEACLWEATNRAQGRVPDLASYQRMRPRSSGINTYTELFGIIDGLDFPEALRAHPTVERLTLLANNVVCWINDIISLAKELEQGDVHNLVLILQHEQQIGLQEALNCTAALVNAEVRSFITATRWLPVLDEPGTAALERYLTVLRGWMRGSLEWSYTSGRYLSTTRVSLDLPETMCL
- a CDS encoding general stress protein, which gives rise to MERQMVEPMRRDRRVVATYTSYDESQRAVDYLSDQKFPVERVAIVAEGLRFVEQVTGRLNWGRALMNGLLSGALIGAFVGLLFSIFTVGLDLFAFLLYGVIAGAVIGAIFNLIGYALSSGRRDFTSIGGIQAERYSVMVDVDVAAEAERLLAGLQR